The genomic region TTAATATAAAGCTTAATGCTCCGATAATTATAAAAAAAGAGGGTATGAAATGGAAAACGGTGCAAAAGTGATTTCATTTAAAGGTACTGCTGAGGGCCTGGTTATTACAATTCCGGAGGAAATGGAAACAGACCGGATCATGGACCAGATTGCCATGAAAGTAAAAGCTGCCGAAAGGTTTTTCCGCGGCGCAAAACTGAAAGTGATATACCGTGGAAAAAAACTCAGTGCGGATGAAGAAAAAAGACTTGTAAACGTTATGCAGGAAAACAGTTCGGTTACGGTTGAGGACGTGAAATATGAAGTTGTCCCGCCGCCGGTGGAAATTGAGAAACCTCAGAATATATCAGGCATGCCGTTACGCAGGATTTATTTCAAGGATCTCGAAGAAGGTCCGTGCAAGTTTATAAGGGGAACGGTACGGGGCGGTACGCGCATTCTGTTTGAGGGAAATGTGGTGGTAATAGGTGACGTAAATCCCGGAAGCGAAATTGTAGCTGCAGGCAATGTAGTTATTTTCGGGGCTCTCAGGGGAATGGTACATGCCGGGGCCGACGGTAACAGAGATGCATTTGTGGCGGCATTGAGACTCGCCCCGACACAGCTGCGTATCGGCGATATTATAACAAGGTGTCCTGATACCGACGAAGACGGGGAAATTCAGCCGGAAATTGCAGTAGTCAGGGAAGGCCGGATATATGTTGAGCCGCTGTGAATTTTTCATCACCGGCACCGGCCTCGTTTGTTGACAACTGGCTGAAAAACCGATATAGTTACAATTAGACAGTAGTGTTAATAAGTTGTAAGCGTAAGGATGTAACGCGACACGAAGGAAGAGTTGTTCTTGACGGGGGAATGGATGATATGGGCGAAGTTATAGTTATTACTTCGGGTAAAGGCGGCGTTGGTAAAACCACTACGACTGCTAATCTTGGCACAGGATTGGCGCTGCTTGGGAAAAAGGTGGTACTGATTGACGCGGATATCGGCCTTAGGAATCTGGATTTGGTAATGGGGCTTGAAAACAGAATAGTATATGATTTAGTGAATGTCGTAGAAGGTGTATGCCGCATAAAGCAGGCTTTAATAAAGGATAAACGGTATGACGGATTATACCTCCTCCCCGCCGCACAAACACGGGATAAGAATGCCGTGTCCCCGGAACAGATGGTTAAGCTGTGCGATGAACTGAGAGAGGAGTATGATTACATATTGATAGACTGTCCTGCAGGCATTGAACAGGGCTTCAAAAATGCCATTGCGGGCGCTGACAGGGCGATAGTCGTAACCACGCCCGAGGTTTCCGCGGTAAGGGACGCAGACAGAGTCATAGGGATTCTCGAGGCTCATGAAATAAAGAAGCCTATGCTTCTTATCAACAGAGTAAGACCCGATATGGTCAAAAAAGGGGATATGATGTCTATTGAGGATATTATAGACATCCTTGCCATAGACCTTATTGGTGTGGTTCCCGATGATGAAAACATCATCATTTCAACGAACCGTGGTGAGCCTGCTGTAGCCGACAACAAATCACTGGCAGGACAGGCTTACCGGAATATTACCAGAAGGCTTATGGGAGAAGAGGTACCCCTTCTAAATCTTAACGGCCACGACGGTTTTCTGGCGAAGATGAAAAAATTGTTAGGCTTTAAGTCGGCCTAGGGGGTGCTGTTATGCTTGAGCTTTTCAGCAAATTAAGTCGCAAGCGCACATCGAAGGATGTGGCAAAGGAGAGGCTTAAACTGGTTCTTATTCACGACAGGGCAAATGTATCACCCCAGTTTCTTGAAATGGTAAAGGGTGAGATAATAAAAGTAATTCAGAATTATATGGAAATTGATGAGGAGGATTTGGACATACAACTTACCCGGACACAGAGCGAAGACGGGGAAGGGGTTGTTCCTGCCCTCATCGCAAATATACCTATAAAAAGCGTAAAAAATGTTGGAAGATAAATATAAATCTGAGCTGCCTGGAGGCAATGGATGAATATTGCATTAATTGCGCATGACAATAAAAAAGAATTAATGGAGGCTTTTTGTATAGCCTATAAATTCATATTAAAGGATCATACCTTATATGCCACGGCAGGGACGGGAGCAATGATCGCCGAAGCGACGGGGCTGGAAGTAAACTGCCTGGAATACGGTCATCTCGGCGAAGAGCAGATTGCCGCGAGAGTCGCATATAACGAAATGGACCTGGTTATATTCTTCATGGATCCGAACAGGAGCGAAGAGGAACTTGTGGGTTTTAACACCATACGGGCGTACTGCGACAGAAACAATATTCCGTTTGCCACAAATCTCGCCACTGCCGAAATACTAATCAACGGACTGTATCGTGGTGATTTTGCATGGCGTGAACTGGTCCACTCTTCGGACCGGTAGGTTTTACGCGTCTTCCCGGCTTATTTCCTCCGCAGCAGGAAGGCTATGGAAGCTTTCGGAGGAATAAGAAGGCGGTATTTTTTTATTGCATTTGTTTTCTTCAGGCTCGTATAAAATCCGATCCTGTAATTCGGCATACAATCCATCCAGATATATGAGTTTTTTTTCAAAACTTTTCTGGGTCAGCCACAGTTTGGTCAGCTCGTTCTGCAGGTTATCAAATTCCTTTTGTATATTATTTTGTATATTATCCAGATGCTTCTGAAGCTGCAGTATTTTTGTTTCAAGGCCGTTCAAAATTTCGGTTTCAGTACTGGTCTGCGGCTTTTTTACATTAACTGGCTTTATTCTGTCCTGTTCCAAAAAGGCAAGTTTATATCCACGGGTGAAATTGCCGGGGATTTCCCCCGGGAATATGTTTTCATCCTTATGGTTGGATGCATAGGAAAAGCAGACAATATTGTTTCCGATGGGATACGGTGCCTCATTCGTCCAGTCCTGTCCGTCGTTTTCGGAACTTCTGAAATACAAATTCCCGTCAGCAGCGCGGAAAAAATAAACTGTACCGCCGCTGCAGACAAGCCCCGAATGTCCGGGAGCATTCTCCCCTTTATACAAGCTTATGGCTTCCCTATCGCCCGCCAGGTTTTTGTATAAAATTTCATAAAAGCCGTCGCCGGATACTCCGAAAGAAACATGAATTTTATTGCCGCCGGTGCATGTTGCCGAAACAGAGCCAAGGGAAAATTCAGTGGAAAATATTCTTTCAGGGGGATTAAAACCCGTTAAATCTTCTTTCATGGTTCTGTGATACAAATGATTTTTCAAACCGTCTGATCCGGCGTAAAAGAGGTGGCATTTTCCCTCGTGATCGGCAATTGATCTGTAACACGCATTTTCCACATAGTCAATCGCGACCGGCCTTGAAAGTTTGCCGTTCTGAATTGTCTGCATTGATATGATATGTCTGCTTTGGTATCTTAAAACATAAAAAAATACAGTGGCTTTTTCCAGTAAAATAAGTGAAACATGCTTTGTCCACGGGACAGGATCCCTGCTGTTTAAAACAGGCCTGGTTTCTATCTGTCCGTGCATACCGTGGCCGTAATTGAGACTTCCGTCGCGGGTCTGGTAAAAGAAATGAAAAACGTC from Thermoclostridium stercorarium subsp. stercorarium DSM 8532 harbors:
- the minE gene encoding cell division topological specificity factor MinE; amino-acid sequence: MLELFSKLSRKRTSKDVAKERLKLVLIHDRANVSPQFLEMVKGEIIKVIQNYMEIDEEDLDIQLTRTQSEDGEGVVPALIANIPIKSVKNVGR
- a CDS encoding methylglyoxal synthase; translated protein: MNIALIAHDNKKELMEAFCIAYKFILKDHTLYATAGTGAMIAEATGLEVNCLEYGHLGEEQIAARVAYNEMDLVIFFMDPNRSEEELVGFNTIRAYCDRNNIPFATNLATAEILINGLYRGDFAWRELVHSSDR
- the minC gene encoding septum site-determining protein MinC — its product is MENGAKVISFKGTAEGLVITIPEEMETDRIMDQIAMKVKAAERFFRGAKLKVIYRGKKLSADEEKRLVNVMQENSSVTVEDVKYEVVPPPVEIEKPQNISGMPLRRIYFKDLEEGPCKFIRGTVRGGTRILFEGNVVVIGDVNPGSEIVAAGNVVIFGALRGMVHAGADGNRDAFVAALRLAPTQLRIGDIITRCPDTDEDGEIQPEIAVVREGRIYVEPL
- the minD gene encoding septum site-determining protein MinD, translated to MGEVIVITSGKGGVGKTTTTANLGTGLALLGKKVVLIDADIGLRNLDLVMGLENRIVYDLVNVVEGVCRIKQALIKDKRYDGLYLLPAAQTRDKNAVSPEQMVKLCDELREEYDYILIDCPAGIEQGFKNAIAGADRAIVVTTPEVSAVRDADRVIGILEAHEIKKPMLLINRVRPDMVKKGDMMSIEDIIDILAIDLIGVVPDDENIIISTNRGEPAVADNKSLAGQAYRNITRRLMGEEVPLLNLNGHDGFLAKMKKLLGFKSA